The segment GCCGCCCGGCGGAGGCGGAGGCCGCCCTCAAGCTGCTCCTGGAGGACGACCCGGACAACGCGGAGGCGCTCGCGTGGCTGGCGGACATCGTCCGGGCCCAGGGCCGCGCTTCGGACGCGCAGCAGCTGGTGGACCAGGCCCTCAACCTGCGTCCGCGGCTGGCGCGTGCGCTGTACGTGCGCGGCCGGGTGCAGGAGGAGCAGGAGGACACGCGCGCCGCCGAGGACAGCTACCGCTTCGCCCTCAAGGCGGAGCCCGGCTTCGGCCCCGCGCTGTCGCGCGTGTGGCGGCTGCACATGAAGGCGGGCCGCAAGCCGGACGCCCAGCTCACGCTGGAGCGGCTGTTGGGGCTGGGCGAGGCCGCGGTGGAGGAGAAGGCCGCGCTCGCGGGCCTCTACGCGCAGTTCCAGACGCAGCTGCCGCGCGGCAAGAAGCTCATTGAAGAGGCCCTGCAGCGCGAGCCGCAGAACCCCGAGTACCTGCGCATCCGCAAGGCCATCGAGAAGGCCACCCCGAAGAAGAAGGGGACCTCCTCCAACCCCATCATCATCCGCGGGGGACGGCGCTGACGGCGGAGGGCAGCGCGGCTTCCGCCACCACCTTCTCCAGCGCCTTCTGGCCCTTCTTCTGGCCCACCGCGACCACCACCAGGTTCTCGCGGGTGAAGTAGCGCCGGGCCGTGTCGCGCACCTGCGCCGCCGTCTGGCGGTCCACCAGGTCCGCGCGGTGGCTGAAGGTCTCCGGCGTGCGGAACAGCTCCGTGCCGCCGAACCACCCGGCCAGCTCGCCCGGTGAGTCCTGGGAGAACTCCAGCAGCATGCGGTGGCGGCGCTTGGCGCGGTTCAGCTCCTCCGCGCCCACCTCCTCGTCGCACAGCGCGGCGACCACCCGCAGCGACTCGGCCACCACCTGCGACGCCTTCTCCGGCGCGCTGGCCGCCTCGATCTCGAAGAGGCCGGTGTCGTGGTACGTGTCCAGCCCGGCGCTCACCGAGTACGCCAGGCCGCGCTTCTCCACGATTTCGAACGGCAGCCGCGACGACAGGCCGTCGTCCAGCAGGCGCCGGAGGATCTGCAGCGCGGGGTAGTCCTCGTGCTGCTCCGGCACGACGCGGAAGGTGAGCTTGAACTCCGTCTGCGACTCGTCGTGCGTGACGAAGTGGAAGTGCGGCCCGGGCCCGATGAGGGGGGGCGGCGCTTCGGTGGAGGCCTCGCCGCGCGGCAGGTGGGCGAAGGCGCGCTCCGCCAGCGCCATCACCTCCGAGTGGCGCACGCGGCCCGCGGCGGTGACGACCAGGTTGCCGGCCACGTAGTGGCGCGCGAAGTGCTCACGCACCTGGGCGTGGGTGAGGGCCTTCACGGACTCGCGGGTGCCGGCGATCTTCAGCGACAGCGGGTGGTCCGGGAAGAGCAGGCGCTTGGAGAGGTTGTCCAGGTCGATGTCGCGACCCTTCTCGTCCACCTCATCCAGCATCTCCTCCAGGATGATCTGCCGCTCCACCTCCATGTCGGTGAGGCGGGGGCGGGTGAGCATGTCGCCGATGACGTCCATGCCCACGCGCAGGTGCGACGGGTGCAGCGGCGTGTAGTAGTAGCCGTGGTCGCGGGTGGTGGCCCCGTTGAGGTTGCCGCCCACCTCCTCCACGGCGGCGTTCATCTTCACCGTGTCCGGCCAGGCTTCGCTGCCGCGGAAGAAGAGGTGCTCCAGGTAGTGGCTGACGCCGTTGTTCTGCGCCGTCTCATGACGGCTGCCGGTCCGGACGTAGACGGCCAGGAGGGCGGTGTGCAGGTGCGGCGTCTCGACGGTGACGACGCGCAGCCCGGAGGGCAGCACGTCCCGGAACGGTTTAAAGCTCATGCGCAGGGAAGCCTTAACACGAAGGTCGTCCCCTGGCCGGGAATACTCTGGCAGGAGAGCGAGCCCCCGTGGGCCTGGAGGATCTGCTGACTCACGGCGAGCCCCAGGCCCGTGCCGCCCTCCTTGGTGGTGAAGAAGGGCTCGAAGAGGTGCCGGCGGACCTCCTCCGTCATGCCGTTGCCGGTGTCGCGGACGGACACCTCCACGTCGCCCTCGCGGGGCTGGGTGGCCACGGTGAGCCGCCCCCCGGAGGGCATGGCCTCGCGGCTGTTGCGCAGCAGGTTGAGGAACACCTGCCGCAGCTGCCCCTGGTCCGCGAGCACCCGGGGGGTGCCGGGGGCGAAGTCGCGCACCACCTCCACGCCCGCGCGCACCAGTTCCTCGCGGGTGAAGTCGAGCACGCCGTCCAGCACCGCGGTGATGTCCTCCGGCTCCAGGTCCGGCCGGGCGGGGCGGGCCATGCGCAGGTACTGCTCCGTGACGTCGGTGAGCCGGTCCACCTCGGAGGTGACGGCGCAGAGCAGCTCGCGCGCCTCCACGGCGGTGTCGGTGGAGTCGAACTGCGCGGTGGCCACCGCGTCCTGGAGCAGCTCCACGTTGAGGCCGATGGAGGACAGCGGGTTGCGCACCTCGTGGACGATCTGCGCGGAGATGCGGCCCACGGCGGCCAACTGCTCCGCGCGCATCAGGGCCTCGGCCTGCGACTTGAGCTGCGCCTCGCGGGCCTGGAGCGAGCGGGCCATCTGGTCGAACTCGCGGGCGAGCAGCGCCACCTCGTCGTCGCCGCGCACGCCCAGTTGGGCGGAGTAGTCCCCCTTGCCGATGCGCGACACGCCCTCGATGAGGGTGCGCACCGGGCGCAGCGTGCGGGCGGACCAGGCGGTGACGCCCACGCCCACGCCAATGGCCATGATGGACAGCGCGATGATGGTGAGGCCGGTGCGGCGCTCGCGCTCCTCCGCGCCGTCCACGCGCTCGCGGATGCGGTTGCCCAGCGTGGCGCGCAGCACGCGCAGCTCCCGGCCGATGGCGGCCTCCAACTGGCGCAGCTCGGCGGTGGCGCGCGCCACCTCGTCGCCCTCCGGGGATTCGGACGCGAGCGCGGCGAACACGGCCTCCACCGCGTGGCCGTAGGCCTGGGAGTTCTTCGACAGCTCTCCGAAGCGGGCGTCCAGCTCCATGACGAAGGGCACCTCGCCCTTGGGGGCGAAGGTGAGCACCTCGCGGGCCTTGGCGCGGGCGGCCTCCAGGCGCTGGGCCATCTGCGGCGAGTAGTACAGGCTCGCCAGCCGGATGAGCGCGCGGCGCGTCTCCACGCTGTTCTGCTCCAGCACGCGCTCGGTGTCCTTCTCCTGGCTTGTCTGGAAGGTCTCCAGCGCGGCGGCGTCCTGGGAGAGCTGGAGGTAGCCCTGGCTGACGAGCCGGATCTCCAGCCGGTTGCGGTGCAGC is part of the Corallococcus soli genome and harbors:
- a CDS encoding M16 family metallopeptidase — encoded protein: MSFKPFRDVLPSGLRVVTVETPHLHTALLAVYVRTGSRHETAQNNGVSHYLEHLFFRGSEAWPDTVKMNAAVEEVGGNLNGATTRDHGYYYTPLHPSHLRVGMDVIGDMLTRPRLTDMEVERQIILEEMLDEVDEKGRDIDLDNLSKRLLFPDHPLSLKIAGTRESVKALTHAQVREHFARHYVAGNLVVTAAGRVRHSEVMALAERAFAHLPRGEASTEAPPPLIGPGPHFHFVTHDESQTEFKLTFRVVPEQHEDYPALQILRRLLDDGLSSRLPFEIVEKRGLAYSVSAGLDTYHDTGLFEIEAASAPEKASQVVAESLRVVAALCDEEVGAEELNRAKRRHRMLLEFSQDSPGELAGWFGGTELFRTPETFSHRADLVDRQTAAQVRDTARRYFTRENLVVVAVGQKKGQKALEKVVAEAALPSAVSAVPRG
- a CDS encoding sensor histidine kinase, with the translated sequence MKLSLATRIFLGYALVLLTFGTVSLFSVAELHRNRLEIRLVSQGYLQLSQDAAALETFQTSQEKDTERVLEQNSVETRRALIRLASLYYSPQMAQRLEAARAKAREVLTFAPKGEVPFVMELDARFGELSKNSQAYGHAVEAVFAALASESPEGDEVARATAELRQLEAAIGRELRVLRATLGNRIRERVDGAEERERRTGLTIIALSIMAIGVGVGVTAWSARTLRPVRTLIEGVSRIGKGDYSAQLGVRGDDEVALLAREFDQMARSLQAREAQLKSQAEALMRAEQLAAVGRISAQIVHEVRNPLSSIGLNVELLQDAVATAQFDSTDTAVEARELLCAVTSEVDRLTDVTEQYLRMARPARPDLEPEDITAVLDGVLDFTREELVRAGVEVVRDFAPGTPRVLADQGQLRQVFLNLLRNSREAMPSGGRLTVATQPREGDVEVSVRDTGNGMTEEVRRHLFEPFFTTKEGGTGLGLAVSQQILQAHGGSLSCQSIPGQGTTFVLRLPCA